Proteins encoded in a region of the Carassius gibelio isolate Cgi1373 ecotype wild population from Czech Republic chromosome B5, carGib1.2-hapl.c, whole genome shotgun sequence genome:
- the LOC127958559 gene encoding chemerin-like receptor 1 yields the protein MENTTNSSSDYDYDYYYDNYYPENDSVASTDEDVHLGYCREAACIIMVIFNVIIFLLGIIGNGAVIWITGFKMKKSVNTTWYLSLALSDFIFCATLPFTIDYMLKGSWIFGLFMCKFNSFVMTLNMYSSIFILVIISVDRCITVKFPVWAQNQRTVLKASVVVLLVWFVSSLLSIPPAKFRETTNIGSKDICYNNFQKNHHKIVVFMRSTFGFLIPFLTIFICYSILIRKHRANQMSKFTKPFKIMTLLITAFFICWLPFQVVSILELDGTKHGPAFHTAQQVSGSLACANSFLNPFLYAFMAKDFKKKCYSFLSKIESAIDEET from the coding sequence ATGGAAAACACAACAAATTCATCTtcagattatgattatgattattattatgacaaTTATTATCCAGAAAATGATTCTGTAGCCAGCACTGATGAGGACGTACATCTTGGATACTGCAGGGAAGCAGCATGTATAATTATGGTGATCTTTAATGTGATCATATTCCTTCTTGGCATCATTGGAAATGGCGCGGTGATCTGGATTACTGGTTTTAAGATGAAGAAGTCAGTGAACACCACCTGGTACCTGAGTCTGGCTCTGTCTGACTTCATTTTCTGCGCTACTCTCCCTTTCACCATTGACTACATGTTGAAGGGGAGCTGGATCTTTGGGCTCTTCATGTGCAAGTTCAACTCTTTTGTTATGACTCTCAATATGTACAGCAGCATTTTCATCCTGGTCATCATTAGTGTGGATCGCTGCATCACCGTCAAGTTTCCCGTCTGGGCCCAGAATCAGCGCACCGTACTGAAAGCTTCTGTAgttgttttgttagtttggtTCGTGTCTTCTTTGCTTAGCATTCCACCTGCCAAATTCAGAGAGACTACGAATATAGGATCAAAAGACATATGCTATAACAACTTTCAGAAGAATCACCACAAAATTGTTGTGTTCATGCGCTCTACTTTTGGGTTTTTGATTCCATTCCTGACCATCTTCATCTGTTACTCCATCCTGATCCGTAAACATAGAGCAAACCAAATGTCCAAATTCACCAAACCCTTCAAGATCATGACGTTACTGATCACAGCTTTTTTCATCTGTTGGTTGCCATTTCAAGTAGTTTCCATTTTAGAATTGGACGGAACCAAGCACGGCCCTGCCTTTCACACAGCCCAACAAGTATCCGGCAGTCTCGCCTGTGCAAACAGCTTTCTAAACCCGTTCCTCTATGCATTCATGGCCAAGGACTTTAAGAAGAAATGCTATTCCTTTCTTTCCAAGATTGAGAGCGCCATTGATGAGGAGACCTAA